A stretch of the Lolium perenne isolate Kyuss_39 chromosome 3, Kyuss_2.0, whole genome shotgun sequence genome encodes the following:
- the LOC127343494 gene encoding mitogen-activated protein kinase kinase kinase 18-like: MAIAVSGQWTRLRTLGCGASGAVVSLAADSASGELFAVKSVAAADAALLSREQGIMSSLCSPDVVRCLGGAHRDDGSYHLFLEFAPGGSLADEVARNGGRLEERTIRAYAADVLGGLAYVHGESLVHGDIKSRNIVIGADGPAKIADFGCARTAGSDRPIGGTPAFMAPEVARGEEQGPAADVWALGCTVVEMATGRAPWSNIDNVLAAVHWIGYTDAVPEVPAWLSPEAKNFLAACFTRNARDRGTAAELLKHPFLALQEAESNKARWVSPKSTLDAAFWEPESDEEGDEVEEEISGNAAERIKSLAYFVPASPDWDSEDGWIDVLGSEQCDDARDSPATKEPADLASRAPGKVFGSAAMPAEVIAVVGGLSSDEQLDVGEGGDILADDHSTDRITDHENKVCSKSDREIHCNRIDAIEKFRFPHKMLSRSDNLSSIHTMFWTAVLVNYLQMYRYSPFVDCASEGAEP; the protein is encoded by the exons ATGGCGATCGCCGTGAGCGGGCAATGGACGCGGCTGCGGACGCTGGGCTGCGGCGCGTCGGGGGCCGTGGTGTCGCTGGCAGCCGACAGCGCATCGGGGGAGCTGTTCGCGGTCAAGTCCGTGGCCGCGGCGGACGCAGCGCTGCTGAGTCGTGAGCAAGGGATTATGTCCAGCCTGTGCTCGCCTGACGTCGTGCGCTGCCTCGGCGGCGCCCACCGCGATGACGGCTCATACCACCTCTTCCTCGAGTTCGCCCCTGGCGGCTCGCTCGCCGACGAGGTCGCCAGGAACGGCGGCCGCCTGGAGGAGCGCACCATCCGCGCCTACGCGGCCGACGTCCTGGGCGGGCTGGCGTACGTGCACGGCGAGTCGCTCGTGCACGGGGACATCAAGTCAAGGAACATAGTGATCGGCGCCGACGGGCCCGCCAAGATCGCCGACTTCGGGTGCGCGAGGACGGCAGGTTCTGACCGGCCGATCGGAGGCACGCCAGCATTCATGGCCCCGGAGGTGGCCCGAGGGGAGGAGCAGGGGCCAGCCGCCGACGTGTGGGCCCTGGGCTGCACGGTCGTTGAGATGGCCACCGGGCGTGCCCCGTGGAGCAACATTGACAACGTCCTCGCCGCCGTCCACTGGATCGGATACACGGACGCCGTGCCAGAGGTGCCGGCGTGGCTGTCGCCCGAAGCCAAAAACTTCCTCGCCGCATGCTTCACGAGAAACGCCCGCGACCGGGGCACAGCGGCGGAGCTCTTGAAGCATCCCTTCCTGGCTTTACAAGAAGCGGAGTCCAACAAGGCTAGGTGGGTGTCGCCCAAGAGCACGCTGGACGCCGCATTCTGGGAACCGGAGTCCGACGAGGAAGGtgatgaggtggaggaggagattTCGGGGAACGCAGCCGAGAGGATCAAGTCATTGGCGTACTTCGTCCCGGCCTCGCCGGACTGGGACTCCGAGGATGGCTGGATCGACGTGCTCGGCAGCGAGCAGTGCGACGATGCTCGAGATTCGCCGGCAACCAAGGAACCAGCTGATCTGGCGAGTAGAGCGCCAGGCAAAGTGTTCGGGTCCGCGGCGATGCCAGCTgaagtcatcgctgtcgtcggtgGCCTTTCAAGCGATGAACAACTGGATGTAGGGGAAGGTGGAGATATCCTAGCCGACGATCATTCAACTGATCGTATCACTGATCATGAGAACAAAGTCTGTTCGAAGTCAGACAGAGAGATACACTGTAACCGAATTGATGCAATAGAAAAGTTTCGTTTTCCACACAAAATGCTGTCCCGTTCTGATAATTTGTCTTCCATTCATACTATGTTCTGGACCGCCGTTCTGGTAA ATTATCTACAGATGTACCGCTACTCTCCGTTCGTGGACTGCGCTTCAGAAGGTGCAGAACCGTGA